One Euphorbia lathyris chromosome 1, ddEupLath1.1, whole genome shotgun sequence DNA segment encodes these proteins:
- the LOC136209151 gene encoding amino acid transporter AVT1J-like, whose amino-acid sequence IHLLQVLLICFILCTFSYASMVVIGYLMFRSDVESQITLNLPTKTLSSKIAIYTTLVNPIAKYALMITPIVNATKNWFPCISSNKKKPLNIIISSSLLLSTVIVALALPFFGDLMSLVGAFLSVTASIIIPCLCYLKISGIYRRFSCELVLIGGIVVLGVMAVIFGTYTSVLQIVGHL is encoded by the coding sequence ATTCACCTATTACAGGTCCTACTCATATGTTTCATTCTATGCACTTTCAGTTATGCATCAATGGTTGTGATCGGGTACTTGATGTTCAGATCAGATGTTGAATCTCAGATAACCTTAAACCTTCCTACCAAAACATTGAGTTCAAAAATAGCAATATACACGACTCTGGTGAATCCCATAGCCAAATATGCATTGATGATTACACCAATTGTGAATGCTACTAAGAATTGGTTTCCATGTATCAGCAGCAACAAGAAGAAGCCATTGAACATAATAATTAGCAGTTCACTGTTACTAAGTACAGTGATTGTAGCACTTGCTCTTCCTTTTTTTGGTGATTTAATGTCCTTGGTTGGAGCATTTCTGAGTGTGACAGCTTCAATTATAATCCCATGTTTATGTTACTTGAAAATATCAGGAATTTATAGGAGGTTTAGTTGTGAGTTGGTATTAATTGGGGGAATTGTGGTTTTAGGTGTTATGGCTGTAATTTTTGGTACTTATACTTCTGTTTTGCAAATTGTAGGGCATTTATAA
- the LOC136209132 gene encoding amino acid transporter AVT1I-like isoform X1, producing MESRPEDASLSAPLIVDENTHKDKLQDSESFYHNSTKTGASSFKTIVNGLNALSGVGILSTPYALASGGWLSLILLFIIASAAFYSGLLIKRCMEADSHITTYPDIGQKAFGIGILSIPYALASGGWLSLILLFIIASVAFYSGLLIKRCMDANSDITTYPDIGQKAFGNKGRILISVFMCADLYLVAVGYLILEGDNLHKLFPNVDMVNIGGKRSFIIIVALIILPTVWLDNLIILSYVSATGVFASAIIIASIFWAGAVDGVGFKQKGKVINWNGIPNAVSLYAFCYCAHPVFPSLYTSMRKKHQFSNVLLICFILCTFSYASMAVIEYLMFGSDVESQITLNLPTKKLSSRIAIYTTLVNPIAKYALMITPIVSATKNWFPCISSNKKKPLNIIISSSLLLSTVIVALALPFFGDLMSLVGAFLSVTASVIIPCLCYLKITGIYRRFSCELVLIGGIVVLGVMAVIIGTYTSVLQIVGHL from the exons ATGGAGTCCAGGCCTGAAGATGCTTCATTGTCTGCGCCTCTTATTGTTGATGAAAATACACACAAAGACAAACTACAAGATTCTGAATCTTTCTATCATAATTCCACTAAAACGGGTGCCTCCTCTTTCAAAACCATTGTTAATGGCCTTAATGCTTTATCAG GAGTAGGGATACTTTCAACCCCATATGCATTAGCATCAGGAGGATGGTTAAGCTTGATTCTTCTCTTTATCATAGCAAGTGCAGCCTTCTACTCTGGTTTACTCATTAAAAGATGTATGGAAGCAGATTCACATATCACAACTTATCCAGACATAGGCCAAAAAGCTTTTG GAATAGGGATACTTTCAATCCCATATGCATTAGCATCAGGAGGATGGCTAAGCTTGATTCTTCTCTTTATTATAGCAAGTGTAGCCTTCTACTCTGGTTTACTCATTAAAAGATGTATGGATGCAAATTCAGATATCACAACTTATCCAGACATAGGCCAAAAAGCTTTTGGTAACAAAGGAAGAATTTTGATTTCTGTTTTCATGTGTGCAGACCTCTACTTAGTAGCAGTAGGTTATTTGATTCTTGAAGGAGATAACTTGCACAAGTTGTTCCCAAATGTGGATATGGTTAACATTGGTGGAAAAAGGAGCTTTATTATCATAGTTGCACTTATTATCTTACCTACTGTGTGGTTGGATAATCTCATCATACTTTCTTATGTATCTGCAACTGGAGTTTTTGCTTCTGCTATCATTATTGCCTCAATTTTCTGGGCTGGAGCAGTTGATGGAGTTGGATttaaacaaaagggaaaagtaaTTAACTGGAATGGAATTCCTAATGCTGTGAGCTTATATGCTTTCTGTTACTGTGCACATCCAGTGTTTCCTTCCCTGTACACTTCCATGAGAAAGAAGCATCAATTCTCCAAT GTCCTACTCATATGTTTCATTCTATGCACTTTCAGTTATGCATCAATGGCTGTGATAGAGTACTTAATGTTCGGATCAGATGTTGAATCTCAGATAACCTTAAACCTTCCCACCAAAAAATTGAGTTCAAGAATAGCAATATACACAACTCTGGTGAATCCCATAGCCAAATATGCATTGATGATTACACCAATTGTGAGTGCTACTAAGAATTGGTTTCCATGTATTAGCAGCAACAAGAAGAAGCCATTGAACATAATAATTAGCAGTTCACTGTTACTAAGTACAGTGATTGTAGCACTTGCTCTTCCTTTTTTTGGTGATTTAATGTCCTTGGTTGGAGCATTTCTGAGTGTGACAGCTTCAGTTATAATTCCATGTTTATGTTATCTGAAAATCACTGGAATTTATAGGAGGTTTAGTTGTGAGTTGGTATTAATTGGGGGAATTGTGGTTTTAGGTGTTATGGCTGTAATTATTGGTACTTATACTTCTGTTTTGCAAATTGTAGGGCATTTGTAA
- the LOC136209132 gene encoding amino acid transporter AVT1I-like isoform X3, protein MGASSFKTILNGLNALSGIGILSIPYALASGGWLSLILLFIIASVAFYSGLLIKRCMDANSDITTYPDIGQKAFGNKGRILISVFMCADLYLVAVGYLILEGDNLHKLFPNVDMVNIGGKRSFIIIVALIILPTVWLDNLIILSYVSATGVFASAIIIASIFWAGAVDGVGFKQKGKVINWNGIPNAVSLYAFCYCAHPVFPSLYTSMRKKHQFSNVLLICFILCTFSYASMAVIEYLMFGSDVESQITLNLPTKKLSSRIAIYTTLVNPIAKYALMITPIVSATKNWFPCISSNKKKPLNIIISSSLLLSTVIVALALPFFGDLMSLVGAFLSVTASVIIPCLCYLKITGIYRRFSCELVLIGGIVVLGVMAVIIGTYTSVLQIVGHL, encoded by the exons ATGGGTGCCTCCTCTTTCAAAACCATTCTCAATGGCCTCAATGCTTTATCAG GAATAGGGATACTTTCAATCCCATATGCATTAGCATCAGGAGGATGGCTAAGCTTGATTCTTCTCTTTATTATAGCAAGTGTAGCCTTCTACTCTGGTTTACTCATTAAAAGATGTATGGATGCAAATTCAGATATCACAACTTATCCAGACATAGGCCAAAAAGCTTTTGGTAACAAAGGAAGAATTTTGATTTCTGTTTTCATGTGTGCAGACCTCTACTTAGTAGCAGTAGGTTATTTGATTCTTGAAGGAGATAACTTGCACAAGTTGTTCCCAAATGTGGATATGGTTAACATTGGTGGAAAAAGGAGCTTTATTATCATAGTTGCACTTATTATCTTACCTACTGTGTGGTTGGATAATCTCATCATACTTTCTTATGTATCTGCAACTGGAGTTTTTGCTTCTGCTATCATTATTGCCTCAATTTTCTGGGCTGGAGCAGTTGATGGAGTTGGATttaaacaaaagggaaaagtaaTTAACTGGAATGGAATTCCTAATGCTGTGAGCTTATATGCTTTCTGTTACTGTGCACATCCAGTGTTTCCTTCCCTGTACACTTCCATGAGAAAGAAGCATCAATTCTCCAAT GTCCTACTCATATGTTTCATTCTATGCACTTTCAGTTATGCATCAATGGCTGTGATAGAGTACTTAATGTTCGGATCAGATGTTGAATCTCAGATAACCTTAAACCTTCCCACCAAAAAATTGAGTTCAAGAATAGCAATATACACAACTCTGGTGAATCCCATAGCCAAATATGCATTGATGATTACACCAATTGTGAGTGCTACTAAGAATTGGTTTCCATGTATTAGCAGCAACAAGAAGAAGCCATTGAACATAATAATTAGCAGTTCACTGTTACTAAGTACAGTGATTGTAGCACTTGCTCTTCCTTTTTTTGGTGATTTAATGTCCTTGGTTGGAGCATTTCTGAGTGTGACAGCTTCAGTTATAATTCCATGTTTATGTTATCTGAAAATCACTGGAATTTATAGGAGGTTTAGTTGTGAGTTGGTATTAATTGGGGGAATTGTGGTTTTAGGTGTTATGGCTGTAATTATTGGTACTTATACTTCTGTTTTGCAAATTGTAGGGCATTTGTAA
- the LOC136209132 gene encoding amino acid transporter AVT1I-like isoform X2 produces the protein MESRPEDASLSAPLIVDENTHKDKLQDSESFYHNSTKTGASSFKTIVNGLNALSGVGILSTPYALASGGWLSLILLFIIASAAFYSGLLIKRCMEADSHITTYPDIGQKAFGNKGRILISVFMCTELYLVAVGFLILEGDNLHNLFPNVDIVNIGGKKSFILIVALVILPTVWLDNLIILSYVSASGVLASAIIIASIFWAGAVDGVGFKQKGKLINWNGIPNAVSLYGFCYCAHPVFPALYTSMKKKHQFSNVLLICFIVCTLSYASMAVIGYLMFGSDVESQITLNLPTKTLSSKIAIYTTLVNPIAKYALMITPIVNATKNWFPCISSNKKKPLNMFMSSALLLSTVIVALALPFFGDLMSLVGAFLSVTASIIIPCLCYLKISGIYGRFSCELVLIGGIVVLGVMAVIFGTYTSVLQIVGHL, from the exons ATGGAGTCCAGGCCTGAAGATGCTTCATTGTCTGCGCCTCTTATTGTTGATGAAAATACACACAAAGACAAACTACAAGATTCTGAATCTTTCTATCATAATTCCACTAAAACGGGTGCCTCCTCTTTCAAAACCATTGTTAATGGCCTTAATGCTTTATCAG GAGTAGGGATACTTTCAACCCCATATGCATTAGCATCAGGAGGATGGTTAAGCTTGATTCTTCTCTTTATCATAGCAAGTGCAGCCTTCTACTCTGGTTTACTCATTAAAAGATGTATGGAAGCAGATTCACATATCACAACTTATCCAGACATAGGCCAAAAAGCTTTTGGTAACAAAGGAAGAATCTTAATTTCTGTTTTCATGTGCACAGAGCTCTACTTAGTAGCAGTAGGCTTTCTGATTCTGGAAGGAGATAACTTGCACAACTTATTCCCAAATGTGGATATTGTTAACATTGGTGGAAAAAAGAGCTTTATTCTCATAGTTGCCCTTGTTATCTTACCTACTGTGTGGTTGGATAATCTGATCATACTTTCTTACGTATCGGCAAGTGGAGTTTTAGCTTCTGCTATCATTATTGCTTCAATTTTCTGGGCTGGAGCAGTTGATGGAGTTGGATTTAAACAAAAGGGGAAACTCATTAATTGGAATGGAATTCCTAATGCTGTGAGCTTATATGGTTTCTGTTATTGTGCACATCCAGTTTTTCCTGCCCTCTACACTTCCATGAAAAAGAAGCATCAATTCTCCAAT GTCCTATTGATATGTTTCATTGTGTGCACCTTGAGTTATGCATCAATGGCTGTGATAGGGTACTTGATGTTCGGATCAGATGTTGAATCTCAGATAACCTTAAACCTTCCTACCAAAACATTGAGTTCAAAAATAGCAATATACACAACTCTGGTGAATCCCATAGCCAAATATGCCCTGATGATTACGCCAATTGTGAATGCTACTAAGAACTGGTTTCCATGTATTAGTAGCAACAAGAAGAAGCCATTGAACATGTTCATGAGCAGTGCACTGTTACTAAGTACAGTGATTGTAGCACTTGCTCTTCCCTTTTTTGGTGATTTAATGTCCTTGGTTGGAGCATTTCTGAGTGTGACAGCTTCAATTATAATCCCATGTTTATGTTACCTGAAAATATCAGGAATTTATGGGAGGTTTAGTTGTGAGTTGGTATTAATTGGGGGAATTGTGGTTTTAGGTGTTATGGCTGTAATTTTTGGTACTTATACTTCTGTTTTGCAAATTGTAGGGCATCTGTAG